The sequence AAACTTTGTAGAATTGGGGGGGGCGGCACTGGATCCGGGGGCTGTGAGGCCACACACCCCCACTTTTCAACATGGGCATAGTGTGAGGGGCTAGGAGGCGGTGTTCCTCTGGGAACCTCCCCCCGGGCTGCAAGGAGCTCTGCAGCTGCTCCCTGTGCAATGagccagccattggatcgtgttctacttttctctgctagaccgaTGGGTCCATTAGTAAATATTTATGTCCCACATACTGTATATACGTATAGACTAATCATGTCGCCTCTTAACCTTCTCGTTGCTAAGCTAATTaggttgagctctttgagtctatcaccatACGGCAGGTTTTCTCAGCCATTAattattctcgtggctcttctctgaaccctctccaatttatcaacatcgtgtgtgtgtgtgtccgtccgtccgtcccctCGGCGCTGTAAGGCTTACCATTCTCGTTGAggtggggggttttttttgcaatgctgcaactgaggagtttctgtgcaCAGAGTGGCTTGCCAGTGTGTACACCACGGCAATTACACCGGAGAAAGcggctttactgcgcagaaacttgccagtgtagacaagacctgagtTAGGATCCgttttccataaacctatgttgGTTTGCATTAATTAcgttaccctcctttaattcttcattGAGTCCCATACGAGctgttccattatcttgcctgggatcaatgtcaggctaatagccctataattccccaggtcatCCCATTACTCTTTTTTCATTGGTCTGCCTACAGAAACTAATAGGGCTTCGAGCTAGAGTCTGTCACTGTAAGGAAGAGTGAGCTACTTTGATCTTCGTGGGTCTGTGATGCTAGCAGCCAGTCTTCTCCCTGCATCTCAGAACACAGGAATTTGTTTTGTCTACTCTTTTTTGGCCATTTCCATCCTGATTTGAAACAGATCCTATTTGACCCTGGGGTTTTGTCCGTTTCTAATTTCTCGATCTCCTCTTGGGTTGTGGAGTTGAATTCTTCAGTGCTATGAATTAGAATTTATCCTTCAGAATCAGTTTATGTGGCTGTCAGGCACAtattttattaatagattagaactGTCTTACTATTCTCCTGTTCCCACAGAAACCTTCGAACACATGAAGAGATCCGGTGATTACTATGTGACCGTGGTGGAAGATACAAATCTGGGACAGATTGTTGCTACAGCAACGCTAGTTATAGAACATAAATTTACTCATTCATGTGCAAAGGTATGTTTGTGCGTTCCAGTCTgtaattataaagaaaaaaattacattaaactaattgtttttcaaaaatagttAATACAGTTTACTGTCAAACTGAGTAAGATGAGTGTACTCTGCTCATGTCAGTTCCAAAGACATTTTAAGATCTGTTTTCCTTGCTTACTTGATCAAAACATGATGCAATGGTAGAGATTCACTTGTTAATTTAACTGAAAAATGACATCAAGGTGCTATAGTAAACTGAACACAGACGCATCTGTTTCCTCAGCGAGGAAGGGTAGAAGACGTTGTAGTAAGTGACGAATGCAGAGGAAAGCAGCTTGGCAAACtgtaagtatttcttcacagtcttTACCTTGTAACACCGTACAGGTCAGGAGCCCCGGAAACCACATCCAGTTTCTAGCATCTGTTAACACACACGCTGTAGTTGCTCAGATGAACACGTACTGATCAATAACTAGACTCAAGCGGTAACAAATCACTCCCCTGCATGTGCGTGCGGACATGGGTGCACCCCTCACGTCACATTGTGCTCGGGGGCACGTTTAACAAATTCTCACTAACTAACGAATGGCAAGTACCCGCCTAACAGCTATCAAATGAACACCCTTTAATAGATGCctctacatttttttccccaagtaaaAGCTGAAGTAATATTTCATGTAGAAAAGTGAACTGCCTCTGTCATTGCAGTTTAAGCTTCTACTGCAGAGAGGTCTCATCAAATAGTAATAATGAAATGTTTGCATTCACGCTGAAGAACTGAACTTTAATTGATCCAATGTTCAAATGCTATTTTATATAACCACTGGTGTTCTCTGTCTCTTTCAGATTAATGTCTACGCTTACGTTACTAAGTAAGAGACTGAACTGTTATAAAATTACTCTCGAGTGTCTGCCCAAAAATGTGGCTTTCTATAAAAAGTTTGGATATTCAGTATCTGAAGAAAACTACATGTGTCAAAAGTTCTTTAATTAAGAACTTCCAGCTTATCTTTTGTAAAGACTATTAGTGGAGGACCTTGTGGAGAAACTCATTCTCTTCATGGAAAATGTAAATAGTTTGTCACTGCAAATGTAATGAGCCCTGTAGATCCCAGACAACAGATTTGTAAAAATTGCAATTTGAATGACATTTTCAAAGGTCTCTGGGGGGTGATGAGCTGTTGGTACTAATTTTACTACTGTTCAGCCTAAGTGAAGCTTTTTTTTGTTCTTAGCTGGGTTATAAAGGGGATGGTTTTTAACCAAaggtatatatttttaatctcaaAATTTTTCTTGCCTTGTATTTTTCTAAAGTTTTGTGCTTCTTGGTAGCCAAAGTGCAGGTAGTGTGGGGGTTGAGCTTCTCTCTGTACTTCGTTGAAGACAAATGTAAACTGGGTGGGGAACGCACCCTATTACATAACAACAGTAAGGCAGAAAAGGAACTTGTTTTATTTCTAACCTTAAAACGTAGACTTCAATGCTACTGCAAGTACCCACCTAACAGCTATCGAATGAACACCCTTTAATAGATGCCTCTACGTTCTCCATGGGAAATTAGCTAATGTGTTTTAATTCATGTGAATAATTTTACACGGCGGCATTTCATTCATGCTTCCTTCATGCCGCTGCAACAAACTCAAAATGAAAGTTTCATAGGCATTAGCTTCCAAAAATTAGATTGAACAGATTATGTTGGAAGATATAATGTGGCTATAGTAGACATTTATTGGGCATACTTcagttgacattttaaaatatacctgAATACTGACTACATATTCAGGTCCTGCACTTTAGTTGCTATATTGGAAAGATTCAAAGCAGTCACTTATAAACTTGTGGCTTGTGCACAGAGCAAGGAAATTGTAAAGTTGTCTAAAGTGCAAAATATTTATCTCCTCTTGAGTAAGGCTTTCCGTATTTCTGTTCTATTTAGATTAATGTCATTTAAGAACAGGAGTTAACACCTCCTGTATCAGTGATGTGCTCAAAGTCAGTGAACACATTTGACTTATTACTGGCCATACTTGATTCCTCTGGGCCAGATAGACGTTCTTCTCTGATGGTAACTGGTTACACAATATTGAATTGCTGATTAGCAAAGAAATCCCAAATCCTGGTACCAAAGGCTTGATGCTGCTTTGGATTGTCCCGTCTGCTCTTAACATTGGGTAAATGATTTTAGCACTTCTTGCCATTGATGGCAATCAAACCCTTGTTTCAATGGTAACATATGGTAGGAGAGTGATAAAAACTAGCGTTATGAATAGGGTATTGTGAGTAATGAAGGTTACTACAGAACAATCTCTTCTTGTTTTTGAACAATTAGGCCTTAGAAACTGTTCTCTTTTCAGCTGAGGACTACTTTAAGTTGTGGTGAGGGCTCTGTTTGATGTAATTGATAGTACTCTAATATATTGTTTTCTTGGTGATGtctaggttttatttatttttttaaaaagcgttGTTTAATCTAAAATAAACAGAGACTGCCATATTTTCCTTGTCCTTAATGGGTTTCGCATTGAGGTTTATACCAGCGGTGTGTGTACTTCCTTATAATCGTCTAGATACAACCTGATTGCTTTTGCCTTCCCTAGTCTGGAgatctccttttttaaaatagctgttaAAGATCATGGTCTCTTTTCTCCCCGTGATTTAAATAAGGATATTGGATGCAGAGTAAACTTTCTTCAGAACTACCGTTCCTGAGCTCTGTAAGGAGAGACGACAAAATAAATAAGCCCGGTAACACTACTAGTAGCTAATTGGAGACTATCCATCACTTGAACTTCACCAGTCTCGGAGCTGGAGAACTCCTGTTTGTTCCACCTGGGGGTCCTAAACCTGAGCTCAACAGTCCAACCCTTTGCCAAGTGAGACGGAAGCA is a genomic window of Malaclemys terrapin pileata isolate rMalTer1 chromosome 4, rMalTer1.hap1, whole genome shotgun sequence containing:
- the GNPNAT1 gene encoding glucosamine 6-phosphate N-acetyltransferase isoform X1; the encoded protein is MSSGTPAATIAAMMPVATVMPDDTPMFDPNLLQELDWSQNTATFSPAISPLDPGDGLVMRPLCTADLNRGFFKVLGQLTAAGVVSPEQFIKTFEHMKRSGDYYVTVVEDTNLGQIVATATLVIEHKFTHSCAKRGRVEDVVVSDECRGKQLGKLLMSTLTLLSKRLNCYKITLECLPKNVAFYKKFGYSVSEENYMCQKFFN
- the GNPNAT1 gene encoding glucosamine 6-phosphate N-acetyltransferase isoform X2, producing MMPVATVMPDDTPMFDPNLLQELDWSQNTATFSPAISPLDPGDGLVMRPLCTADLNRGFFKVLGQLTAAGVVSPEQFIKTFEHMKRSGDYYVTVVEDTNLGQIVATATLVIEHKFTHSCAKRGRVEDVVVSDECRGKQLGKLLMSTLTLLSKRLNCYKITLECLPKNVAFYKKFGYSVSEENYMCQKFFN